Proteins from one Argopecten irradians isolate NY chromosome 15, Ai_NY, whole genome shotgun sequence genomic window:
- the LOC138309588 gene encoding uncharacterized protein, whose protein sequence is MTGEVQVFPGNFDHSTIVSNDLEENVEAKYIRVIGVSGNEDKKRSMRLEVQGCPVSSLPSSCQSCKSWKVIQGSIGDVLKVLEDTVASNQGICGLKCVRQSECDSFFFDVGLSHCRLLNSIPDVSSPSVNLDGIWYFIKNNSTDVS, encoded by the exons ATGACAGgcgaggtacag GTGTTTCCTGGAAATTTCGATCACAGTACAATCGTGTCGAACGATTTGGAGGAAAATGTCGAAGCCAAGTACATCCGGGTTATAGGTGTTTCAGGAAATGAAGACAAAAAGCGATCTATGCGTTTGGAAGTACAGGGATGCCCGGTGTCGTCTTTACCAA GTTCTTGTCAATCTTGCAAATCATGGAAAGTTATACAAGGATCAATAGGGGACGTTTTAAAGGTTCTAGAGGACACGGTCGCTTCTAACCAAGGAATCTGTGGTCTGAAATGTGTCAGGCAGTCTGAATGCGACAGTTTCTTTTTCGACGTTGGTCTCAGTCACTGTAGGTTGTTAAACTCGATCCCTGATGTATCAAGTCCTTCTGTGAATCTCGACGGAATTTGGTATTTCATCAAAAACAACAGTACAGACGTTTCTTAA